Proteins from one Crocosphaera sp. UHCC 0190 genomic window:
- the murJ gene encoding murein biosynthesis integral membrane protein MurJ produces the protein MRSAVSAKPKTRSLASIAGIVAFATLISKIFGLVREQAIAAAFGVGPVVNAYAYAYVIPGFLLILLGGINGPFHSALISVLAKRDKSEAAPLVETVTTIVSLFLLIVTLALIFFAGTFISALAPGLEGAAKAIAIQQLQIMAPLALLAGLIGIGFGTLNAADQYLLPSISPLFSSLAVVIGVGILAWQVGDNINAPQNWYLGGLVLAGGTLAGGVLQWLAQIGAQYKAGMGTLRFRFNWRIPGVREVMNVMAPATLSSGMLHINVYTDLFFASFIVNAAAAMRYANFIVLTPLGIISNMILVPFMPVFSRLTAPENWGELKVRIRQGLLLTALTMLPFTAIFIALAPVMIRVIYQRGAFKSADADIVIPVLMTYGVGMFFYLARDVLVRVFYALGDGETPFRISIFNIFLNGLLDFLLYKPFATPGLVFATIGVNVISMMIFLGILNKRLQGLPLKEWGLALLALMGITVISGGASWGISWGWEQIFENSNIGLQLLQLTLASLVAFGVFFGLSIQLKLPEVDILLSRILKKFKKN, from the coding sequence ATGAGGAGTGCCGTGTCTGCCAAGCCAAAAACCCGTTCTCTTGCTAGTATCGCCGGAATTGTGGCCTTTGCCACCTTAATTAGTAAAATTTTTGGATTAGTGCGAGAACAAGCGATCGCTGCTGCCTTTGGGGTGGGGCCCGTTGTCAATGCCTATGCTTATGCTTATGTGATCCCTGGTTTTTTATTAATTCTCTTAGGCGGTATTAATGGCCCCTTTCATAGTGCCTTAATTAGCGTTTTAGCCAAGCGGGATAAGTCAGAAGCGGCCCCCTTAGTCGAAACCGTCACCACCATTGTCAGCCTCTTTTTATTAATTGTCACCCTGGCCCTGATTTTCTTTGCCGGAACCTTTATTTCAGCCCTAGCACCAGGGTTAGAAGGGGCGGCCAAAGCGATCGCCATTCAACAATTACAAATTATGGCACCTTTAGCTTTGTTAGCGGGATTAATTGGTATTGGGTTTGGAACTCTCAACGCAGCCGATCAATACTTATTACCCAGTATTAGCCCTCTATTCTCTAGTTTAGCAGTGGTGATCGGGGTTGGGATCTTAGCTTGGCAGGTAGGGGATAATATCAACGCGCCCCAAAATTGGTATTTAGGGGGTTTAGTTTTGGCGGGGGGAACCTTGGCCGGTGGCGTTTTACAGTGGTTAGCGCAAATTGGGGCCCAATACAAAGCCGGAATGGGAACTTTGCGGTTTCGCTTTAACTGGCGTATTCCTGGGGTAAGAGAGGTGATGAATGTCATGGCCCCGGCTACCCTTTCATCGGGAATGTTGCATATTAATGTTTATACTGACCTATTTTTTGCCTCATTTATTGTTAATGCGGCGGCGGCCATGCGCTATGCCAATTTTATTGTTCTCACTCCCTTGGGCATTATTTCTAATATGATTTTAGTGCCGTTTATGCCTGTTTTTTCTCGGTTAACTGCGCCGGAAAATTGGGGAGAATTAAAGGTCAGAATTCGTCAAGGACTTTTATTAACGGCTTTAACCATGTTGCCTTTTACGGCCATTTTTATCGCTTTAGCTCCGGTTATGATTCGGGTAATTTATCAACGGGGTGCGTTTAAATCGGCTGATGCAGATATTGTGATTCCGGTATTAATGACCTATGGAGTAGGGATGTTTTTCTATCTTGCTAGGGATGTTTTGGTGCGGGTATTTTATGCGTTGGGAGATGGAGAAACCCCATTTCGAATCAGTATTTTTAATATTTTTCTCAATGGTTTGTTAGATTTTCTTTTATATAAACCCTTTGCTACCCCTGGTTTAGTCTTTGCTACCATTGGGGTTAATGTTATTTCTATGATGATCTTTTTAGGAATTTTAAATAAACGGCTTCAGGGTTTACCTTTAAAGGAATGGGGTTTAGCTTTGTTGGCTTTAATGGGCATTACTGTTATTTCAGGAGGAGCAAGTTGGGGGATTTCTTGGGGATGGGAACAGATATTTGAGAACAGTAATATAGGGTTGCAATTATTACAATTAACCTTGGCTTCTCTGGTGGCTTTTGGGGTATTTTTTGGCTTATCAATCCAATTAAAATTACCGGAAGTTGATATTTTACTTTCTCGGATTTTGAAAAAGTTTAAAAAGAATTAA